From Oenanthe melanoleuca isolate GR-GAL-2019-014 chromosome 18, OMel1.0, whole genome shotgun sequence, a single genomic window includes:
- the LOC130260547 gene encoding GTP-binding protein Rhes-like, with protein MSLVVKEKSHVRLVFLGAAGVGKTSLIRRFLLDTFEPKHRRTVEELHSKEYELCGATVTVEILDTSGSYSFPAMRKLSIQNSDAFALVYAVDDAESFESVKSLREEILEVKEDKFPPIVVVGNKAESGGERQVPAEEALSLVELDWNSRFVETSARDNENVLEVFRELLQQANLPSRLSPALCKRRETLPKEQALRPPMNKTNSCSVC; from the coding sequence ATGTCCCTGGTGGTGAAGGAGAAGAGCCACGTGCGGCTGGTTTTCCTGGGAGCCGCCGGCGTGGGCAAGACGTCGCTGATCCGCCGCTTCCTGCTGGACACCTTCGAGCCCAAGCACCGGCGCACGgtggaggagctgcacagcaAGGAGTACGAGCTGTGCGGGGCCACGGTCACGGTGGAGATCCTGGACACCAGCGGCAGCTACTCCTTCCCGGCCATGAGGAAGCTCTCCATCCAGAACAGCGACGCCTTCGCCCTGGTCTACGCCGTGGACGACGCCGAGTCCTTCGAGAGCGTCAAGAGCCTGCGGGAGGAGATCCTGGAGGTGAAGGAGGACAAGTTCCCCCCCATCGTGGTGGTGGGCAACAAGGCGGAGAGCGGCGGCGAGCGGCAGGTGCCGGCCGAGGAGGCGCTGTCGCTGGTGGAGCTGGACTGGAACAGCCGCTTCGTGGAGACCTCGGCCAGGGACAACGAGAACGTGCTGGAGGTgttcagggagctgctgcagcaggcaaaCCTGCCCAGCAGGCTCAGCCCCGCGCTCTGCAAGAGGAGGGAGACGCTGCCCAAGGAGCAGGCGCTCCGGCCGCCCATGAACAAGACCAACAGCTGCTCCGTGTGCTGA